A section of the Humulus lupulus chromosome 2, drHumLupu1.1, whole genome shotgun sequence genome encodes:
- the LOC133817205 gene encoding golgin candidate 6 isoform X10, whose protein sequence is MGFPVLMSVLKEERDDVEMIRGALETLVSALTPIGHVKAQKNEVQPELMNADLLSREADSISLLLSLLAEDDFYVRYYTLQILTALLTNSPNRLQEAILTIPRGITRLMDMLMDREVIRNEALLLLTYLTREAEEIQKIVVFEGAFEKLFSIIKEEGGSDGGVVVQDCLELLNNLLRSNASNQILLRETIGFDPLLSILKLRGVSYSFTQQKTINLLSVLETVNLLIMGGSEADPGKEANRLTNKATLVQKKVLDHLLMLGVESQWAPVAVRCSALKCIGDLIRGHPKNLEALASKTLGEGLQEPALNSILRIILRTSSTQEFVAADYVFKSFCEENADGQAMLASTLIPQPYPMAHAPIEEDVNMSFGSMLLRGFTLSESEGDLETCCRAASVLSYVLKDNIQCKERVLKIELEAPMQSLGSSEPLMHRMVKYLALASSMKNRDGKSNGARNAYVQPIILKLLVTWLVDCPSAVNCFLDSRAHLTYLLELLANESEPVCTRGLAAVILGECVICNKSIESGKDAFSLVDTVSQKVGLTSYFLKFEEMQKSYHFATASSAQPRKTLSRSTAASMADIEDVDESYSPDGKNEDHPIMSSIFDTLFVTLVKRLEADIREAIIDVYSHPKSKVAVVPAELEQKSGESDAEYIKRLKAFVEKQCNEIQDLLSRNSVLAEDLAKSGGGSHSQTEPRASGALDRVQVEKLRRDLQETSQRLELLKSEKAKTESESSMYQNLAAKMESDLKSLSDAYNSLEQANFLLEKEVKALRSGAGGSSTIPDIEAIKAEAKEEAQKESEAELNDLLVCLGQEQSRVERLSARLLELGEDVDQLLEGIGDDAGLADDDDDEDEEEE, encoded by the exons ATGG GCTTCCCTGTTCTGATGAGCGTGTTAAAGGAAGAACGTGATGATGTAGAAATG ATCCGAGGTGCTCTAGAAACTCTTGTAAGTGCCTTGACTCCTATTGGCCATGTGAAAGCACAAAAAAATGAGGTTCAACCTGAGTTAATGAACGCGGATTTGCTTTCCAGAGAGGCAGACAGCATTTCACTTCTTCTGAGTTTGTTG GCCGAGGATGATTTTTATGTTCGATATTATACTCTTCAAATCTTGACAGCTCTTCTCACAAACTCTCCTAACAG ATTACAGGAAGCCATTCTCACGATTCCTCGTGGTATAACACGTTTGATGGATATGCTTATGGATCGTGAG GTTATACGAAATGAGGCTTTACTACTTCTTACTTACTTGACCCGGGAAGCTGAG GAAATTCAAAAAATTGTGGTCTTTGAAGGTGCATTTGAGAAACTTTTTAGCATTATTAAAGAGGAAGGGGGTTCAGATGGTGGTGTTGTCGTGCAG GATTGTCTTGAATTGTTAAACAATCTTCTCCGTAGCAATGCATCCAATCAG ATACTGTTGAGGGAGACAATAGGCTTTGATCCCTTATTGTCAATTTTGAAGCTACGAGGAGTTAGTTATAGTTTCACCCAACAAAAG ACAATTAATCTACTCAGCGTGTTAGAAAccgttaatttattaattatgggAGGTTCAGAGGCTGATCCTGGGAAAGAAGCAAACAGGTTGACAAATAAGGCAACCCTTGTTCAG AAAAAAGTATTGGACCATCTTCTAATGTTGGGTGTTGAAAGCCAGTGGgcacctgttgctgttcgatgttCG GCATTAAAATGCATTGGTGATCTTATACGTGGGCATCCTAAAAATCTTGAGGCTCTTGCAAGCAAAACTCTTGGTGAAGGACTGCAAGAACCTGCTCTTAATTCGATTCTTCGGATAATCTTGAGGACTTCCAGTACACAAGAGTTCGTTGCAGCTGATTATGTTTTTAAAAGCTTTTGCGAG GAAAATGCGGATGGTCAAGCAATGTTGGCATCCACATTAATCCCTCAACCATACCCCATGGCTCATGCTCCTATTGAGGAGGATGTAAACATGTCATTTGGAAG CATGCTGCTACGAGGTTTTACTTTGAGTGAAAGTGAGGGAGATCTTGAG ACTTGCTGCAGAGCCGCTAGTGTTCTTTCTTATGTACTCAAGGACAATATCCAGTGCAAGGAAAGG GTTTTAAAAATTGAACTCGAGGCACCCATGCAATCTCTAGGTTCTTCTGAGCCTCTAATGCACCGCATGGTAAAATATTTGGCTCTTGCCTCTTCCATGAAAAACAGAGATGGAAAGTCTAATGGGGCTAGGAATGCATATGTTCAACCTATTATTTTGAAATTGCTAGTCACCTGGCTTGTTGACTGCCCAAGTGCAGTGAACTGTTTTCTAGATTCACGAGCCCACCTTACATATTTGCTCGAGTTGTTGGCAAATGAATCTGAACCAGTGTGCACAAGGGGGTTGGCTGCTGTTATATTGGGAGAATGTGTGATTTGCAATAAATCAATTGAGAGTGGTAAAGATGCTTTTTCACTAGTTGATACAGTAAGCCAGAAAGTTGGACTTACATCATACTTTCTGAAGTTTGAAGAGATGCAAAAAAGCTACCATTTTGCTACCGCAAGCTCCGCCCAGCCGCGTAAAACACTGAGTAGATCTACTGCCGCTAGTATGGCAGACATTGAAGATGTTGATGAGAGTTACTCGCCTGATGGGAAAAATGAAGATCATCCCATAATGTCATCAATATTTGACACCCTTTTCGTGACCCTGGTTAAGAGACTGGAGGCAGATATTAGGGAAGCAATTATAGATGTTTACAGTCATCCGAAGAGCAAGGTGGCTGTAGTGCCTGCTGAATTGGAACAGAAGAGTGGGGAAAGCGATGCAGAGTACATCAAAAGGCTGAAAGCATTTGTGGAGAAGCAATGCAATGAGATACAG GATCTTCTTAGCCGGAATTCTGTTTTGGCGGAGGACCTGGCGAAGTCTGGAGGGGGAAGTCACTCCCAAACTGAGCCTAGAGCGAGTGGAGCCTTAGACAGGGTCCAAGTAGAGAAACTTAGACGAGATCTTCAAGAAACATCTCAACGGTTGGAGTTGCTCAAATCGGAAAAAGCCAAGACTGAGTCAGAGTCATCCATGTACCAGAATTTAGCTGCCAAGATGGAATCTGATCTGAAGAGCCTATCAGATGCTTACAATAGTCTTGAGCAGGCAAATTTCCTTTTGGAAAAAGAGGTGAAAGCATTAAGAAgcggagcaggagggtcttcaaCGATTCCAGATATCGAGGCAATAAAGGCCGAAGCAAAGGAAGAAGCTCAAAAGGAGAGTGAAGCAGAGCTCAACGATTTGCTGGTGTGCCTTGGGCAAGAACAGAGTAGAGTGGAGAGACTAAGTGCAAGGCTATTGGAGTTGGGAGAGGATGTGGACCAACTGCTTGAAGGTATCGGCGATGATGCTGGACTTGCAGACGATGATGACGATGAAGATGAGGAAGAAGAATGA
- the LOC133817205 gene encoding golgin candidate 6 isoform X8 has product MDLGVVGLVFGNENSGSNEDSYVERLLDRISNGKLAEDRRNALVELQSVVAENRAAQLAFGAMGFPVLMSVLKEERDDVEMIRGALETLVSALTPIGHVKAQKNEVQPELMNADLLSREADSISLLLSLLAEDDFYVRYYTLQILTALLTNSPNRLQEAILTIPRGITRLMDMLMDREVIRNEALLLLTYLTREAEEIQKIVVFEGAFEKLFSIIKEEGGSDGGVVVQDCLELLNNLLRSNASNQILLRETIGFDPLLSILKLRGVSYSFTQQKTINLLSVLETVNLLIMGGSEADPGKEANRLTNKATLVQKKVLDHLLMLGVESQWAPVAVRCSALKCIGDLIRGHPKNLEALASKTLGEGLQEPALNSILRIILRTSSTQEFVAADYVFKSFCEENADGQAMLASTLIPQPYPMAHAPIEEDVNMSFGSMLLRGFTLSESEGDLETCCRAASVLSYVLKDNIQCKERVLKIELEAPMQSLGSSEPLMHRMVKYLALASSMKNRDGKSNGARNAYVQPIILKLLVTWLVDCPSAVNCFLDSRAHLTYLLELLANESEPVCTRGLAAVILGECVICNKSIESGKDAFSLVDTVSQKVGLTSYFLKFEEMQKSYHFATASSAQPRKTLSRSTAASMADIEDVDESYSPDGKNEDHPIMSSIFDTLFVTLVKRLEADIREAIIDVYSHPKSKVAVVPAELEQKSGESDAEYIKRLKAFVEKQCNEIQDLLSRNSVLAEDLAKSGGGSHSQTEPRASGALDRVQVEKLRRDLQETSQRLELLKSEKAKTESESSMYQNLAAKMESDLKSLSDAYNSLEQANFLLEKEVKALRSGAGGSSTIPDIEAIKAEAKEEAQKESEAELNDLLVCLGQEQSRVERLSARLLELGEDVDQLLEGIGDDAGLADDDDDEDEEEE; this is encoded by the exons CTATGTTGAACGATTGCTTGACCGAATAAGCAATGGTAAGCTGGCAGAGGACAGGAGGAACGCTTTGGTTGAGCTTCAGTCTGTTGTGGCAGAAAATCGTGCTGCACAATTGGCATTTGGTGCAATGG GCTTCCCTGTTCTGATGAGCGTGTTAAAGGAAGAACGTGATGATGTAGAAATG ATCCGAGGTGCTCTAGAAACTCTTGTAAGTGCCTTGACTCCTATTGGCCATGTGAAAGCACAAAAAAATGAGGTTCAACCTGAGTTAATGAACGCGGATTTGCTTTCCAGAGAGGCAGACAGCATTTCACTTCTTCTGAGTTTGTTG GCCGAGGATGATTTTTATGTTCGATATTATACTCTTCAAATCTTGACAGCTCTTCTCACAAACTCTCCTAACAG ATTACAGGAAGCCATTCTCACGATTCCTCGTGGTATAACACGTTTGATGGATATGCTTATGGATCGTGAG GTTATACGAAATGAGGCTTTACTACTTCTTACTTACTTGACCCGGGAAGCTGAG GAAATTCAAAAAATTGTGGTCTTTGAAGGTGCATTTGAGAAACTTTTTAGCATTATTAAAGAGGAAGGGGGTTCAGATGGTGGTGTTGTCGTGCAG GATTGTCTTGAATTGTTAAACAATCTTCTCCGTAGCAATGCATCCAATCAG ATACTGTTGAGGGAGACAATAGGCTTTGATCCCTTATTGTCAATTTTGAAGCTACGAGGAGTTAGTTATAGTTTCACCCAACAAAAG ACAATTAATCTACTCAGCGTGTTAGAAAccgttaatttattaattatgggAGGTTCAGAGGCTGATCCTGGGAAAGAAGCAAACAGGTTGACAAATAAGGCAACCCTTGTTCAG AAAAAAGTATTGGACCATCTTCTAATGTTGGGTGTTGAAAGCCAGTGGgcacctgttgctgttcgatgttCG GCATTAAAATGCATTGGTGATCTTATACGTGGGCATCCTAAAAATCTTGAGGCTCTTGCAAGCAAAACTCTTGGTGAAGGACTGCAAGAACCTGCTCTTAATTCGATTCTTCGGATAATCTTGAGGACTTCCAGTACACAAGAGTTCGTTGCAGCTGATTATGTTTTTAAAAGCTTTTGCGAG GAAAATGCGGATGGTCAAGCAATGTTGGCATCCACATTAATCCCTCAACCATACCCCATGGCTCATGCTCCTATTGAGGAGGATGTAAACATGTCATTTGGAAG CATGCTGCTACGAGGTTTTACTTTGAGTGAAAGTGAGGGAGATCTTGAG ACTTGCTGCAGAGCCGCTAGTGTTCTTTCTTATGTACTCAAGGACAATATCCAGTGCAAGGAAAGG GTTTTAAAAATTGAACTCGAGGCACCCATGCAATCTCTAGGTTCTTCTGAGCCTCTAATGCACCGCATGGTAAAATATTTGGCTCTTGCCTCTTCCATGAAAAACAGAGATGGAAAGTCTAATGGGGCTAGGAATGCATATGTTCAACCTATTATTTTGAAATTGCTAGTCACCTGGCTTGTTGACTGCCCAAGTGCAGTGAACTGTTTTCTAGATTCACGAGCCCACCTTACATATTTGCTCGAGTTGTTGGCAAATGAATCTGAACCAGTGTGCACAAGGGGGTTGGCTGCTGTTATATTGGGAGAATGTGTGATTTGCAATAAATCAATTGAGAGTGGTAAAGATGCTTTTTCACTAGTTGATACAGTAAGCCAGAAAGTTGGACTTACATCATACTTTCTGAAGTTTGAAGAGATGCAAAAAAGCTACCATTTTGCTACCGCAAGCTCCGCCCAGCCGCGTAAAACACTGAGTAGATCTACTGCCGCTAGTATGGCAGACATTGAAGATGTTGATGAGAGTTACTCGCCTGATGGGAAAAATGAAGATCATCCCATAATGTCATCAATATTTGACACCCTTTTCGTGACCCTGGTTAAGAGACTGGAGGCAGATATTAGGGAAGCAATTATAGATGTTTACAGTCATCCGAAGAGCAAGGTGGCTGTAGTGCCTGCTGAATTGGAACAGAAGAGTGGGGAAAGCGATGCAGAGTACATCAAAAGGCTGAAAGCATTTGTGGAGAAGCAATGCAATGAGATACAG GATCTTCTTAGCCGGAATTCTGTTTTGGCGGAGGACCTGGCGAAGTCTGGAGGGGGAAGTCACTCCCAAACTGAGCCTAGAGCGAGTGGAGCCTTAGACAGGGTCCAAGTAGAGAAACTTAGACGAGATCTTCAAGAAACATCTCAACGGTTGGAGTTGCTCAAATCGGAAAAAGCCAAGACTGAGTCAGAGTCATCCATGTACCAGAATTTAGCTGCCAAGATGGAATCTGATCTGAAGAGCCTATCAGATGCTTACAATAGTCTTGAGCAGGCAAATTTCCTTTTGGAAAAAGAGGTGAAAGCATTAAGAAgcggagcaggagggtcttcaaCGATTCCAGATATCGAGGCAATAAAGGCCGAAGCAAAGGAAGAAGCTCAAAAGGAGAGTGAAGCAGAGCTCAACGATTTGCTGGTGTGCCTTGGGCAAGAACAGAGTAGAGTGGAGAGACTAAGTGCAAGGCTATTGGAGTTGGGAGAGGATGTGGACCAACTGCTTGAAGGTATCGGCGATGATGCTGGACTTGCAGACGATGATGACGATGAAGATGAGGAAGAAGAATGA
- the LOC133817205 gene encoding golgin candidate 6 isoform X4: protein MWSWKVHLRNFLVLLKRKGVQMVVLSCSYVERLLDRISNGKLAEDRRNALVELQSVVAENRAAQLAFGAMGFPVLMSVLKEERDDVEMIRGALETLVSALTPIGHVKAQKNEVQPELMNADLLSREADSISLLLSLLAEDDFYVRYYTLQILTALLTNSPNRLQEAILTIPRGITRLMDMLMDREVIRNEALLLLTYLTREAEEIQKIVVFEGAFEKLFSIIKEEGGSDGGVVVQDCLELLNNLLRSNASNQILLRETIGFDPLLSILKLRGVSYSFTQQKTINLLSVLETVNLLIMGGSEADPGKEANRLTNKATLVQKKVLDHLLMLGVESQWAPVAVRCSALKCIGDLIRGHPKNLEALASKTLGEGLQEPALNSILRIILRTSSTQEFVAADYVFKSFCEENADGQAMLASTLIPQPYPMAHAPIEEDVNMSFGSMLLRGFTLSESEGDLETCCRAASVLSYVLKDNIQCKERVLKIELEAPMQSLGSSEPLMHRMVKYLALASSMKNRDGKSNGARNAYVQPIILKLLVTWLVDCPSAVNCFLDSRAHLTYLLELLANESEPVCTRGLAAVILGECVICNKSIESGKDAFSLVDTVSQKVGLTSYFLKFEEMQKSYHFATASSAQPRKTLSRSTAASMADIEDVDESYSPDGKNEDHPIMSSIFDTLFVTLVKRLEADIREAIIDVYSHPKSKVAVVPAELEQKSGESDAEYIKRLKAFVEKQCNEIQDLLSRNSVLAEDLAKSGGGSHSQTEPRASGALDRVQVEKLRRDLQETSQRLELLKSEKAKTESESSMYQNLAAKMESDLKSLSDAYNSLEQANFLLEKEVKALRSGAGGSSTIPDIEAIKAEAKEEAQKESEAELNDLLVCLGQEQSRVERLSARLLELGEDVDQLLEGIGDDAGLADDDDDEDEEEE from the exons CTATGTTGAACGATTGCTTGACCGAATAAGCAATGGTAAGCTGGCAGAGGACAGGAGGAACGCTTTGGTTGAGCTTCAGTCTGTTGTGGCAGAAAATCGTGCTGCACAATTGGCATTTGGTGCAATGG GCTTCCCTGTTCTGATGAGCGTGTTAAAGGAAGAACGTGATGATGTAGAAATG ATCCGAGGTGCTCTAGAAACTCTTGTAAGTGCCTTGACTCCTATTGGCCATGTGAAAGCACAAAAAAATGAGGTTCAACCTGAGTTAATGAACGCGGATTTGCTTTCCAGAGAGGCAGACAGCATTTCACTTCTTCTGAGTTTGTTG GCCGAGGATGATTTTTATGTTCGATATTATACTCTTCAAATCTTGACAGCTCTTCTCACAAACTCTCCTAACAG ATTACAGGAAGCCATTCTCACGATTCCTCGTGGTATAACACGTTTGATGGATATGCTTATGGATCGTGAG GTTATACGAAATGAGGCTTTACTACTTCTTACTTACTTGACCCGGGAAGCTGAG GAAATTCAAAAAATTGTGGTCTTTGAAGGTGCATTTGAGAAACTTTTTAGCATTATTAAAGAGGAAGGGGGTTCAGATGGTGGTGTTGTCGTGCAG GATTGTCTTGAATTGTTAAACAATCTTCTCCGTAGCAATGCATCCAATCAG ATACTGTTGAGGGAGACAATAGGCTTTGATCCCTTATTGTCAATTTTGAAGCTACGAGGAGTTAGTTATAGTTTCACCCAACAAAAG ACAATTAATCTACTCAGCGTGTTAGAAAccgttaatttattaattatgggAGGTTCAGAGGCTGATCCTGGGAAAGAAGCAAACAGGTTGACAAATAAGGCAACCCTTGTTCAG AAAAAAGTATTGGACCATCTTCTAATGTTGGGTGTTGAAAGCCAGTGGgcacctgttgctgttcgatgttCG GCATTAAAATGCATTGGTGATCTTATACGTGGGCATCCTAAAAATCTTGAGGCTCTTGCAAGCAAAACTCTTGGTGAAGGACTGCAAGAACCTGCTCTTAATTCGATTCTTCGGATAATCTTGAGGACTTCCAGTACACAAGAGTTCGTTGCAGCTGATTATGTTTTTAAAAGCTTTTGCGAG GAAAATGCGGATGGTCAAGCAATGTTGGCATCCACATTAATCCCTCAACCATACCCCATGGCTCATGCTCCTATTGAGGAGGATGTAAACATGTCATTTGGAAG CATGCTGCTACGAGGTTTTACTTTGAGTGAAAGTGAGGGAGATCTTGAG ACTTGCTGCAGAGCCGCTAGTGTTCTTTCTTATGTACTCAAGGACAATATCCAGTGCAAGGAAAGG GTTTTAAAAATTGAACTCGAGGCACCCATGCAATCTCTAGGTTCTTCTGAGCCTCTAATGCACCGCATGGTAAAATATTTGGCTCTTGCCTCTTCCATGAAAAACAGAGATGGAAAGTCTAATGGGGCTAGGAATGCATATGTTCAACCTATTATTTTGAAATTGCTAGTCACCTGGCTTGTTGACTGCCCAAGTGCAGTGAACTGTTTTCTAGATTCACGAGCCCACCTTACATATTTGCTCGAGTTGTTGGCAAATGAATCTGAACCAGTGTGCACAAGGGGGTTGGCTGCTGTTATATTGGGAGAATGTGTGATTTGCAATAAATCAATTGAGAGTGGTAAAGATGCTTTTTCACTAGTTGATACAGTAAGCCAGAAAGTTGGACTTACATCATACTTTCTGAAGTTTGAAGAGATGCAAAAAAGCTACCATTTTGCTACCGCAAGCTCCGCCCAGCCGCGTAAAACACTGAGTAGATCTACTGCCGCTAGTATGGCAGACATTGAAGATGTTGATGAGAGTTACTCGCCTGATGGGAAAAATGAAGATCATCCCATAATGTCATCAATATTTGACACCCTTTTCGTGACCCTGGTTAAGAGACTGGAGGCAGATATTAGGGAAGCAATTATAGATGTTTACAGTCATCCGAAGAGCAAGGTGGCTGTAGTGCCTGCTGAATTGGAACAGAAGAGTGGGGAAAGCGATGCAGAGTACATCAAAAGGCTGAAAGCATTTGTGGAGAAGCAATGCAATGAGATACAG GATCTTCTTAGCCGGAATTCTGTTTTGGCGGAGGACCTGGCGAAGTCTGGAGGGGGAAGTCACTCCCAAACTGAGCCTAGAGCGAGTGGAGCCTTAGACAGGGTCCAAGTAGAGAAACTTAGACGAGATCTTCAAGAAACATCTCAACGGTTGGAGTTGCTCAAATCGGAAAAAGCCAAGACTGAGTCAGAGTCATCCATGTACCAGAATTTAGCTGCCAAGATGGAATCTGATCTGAAGAGCCTATCAGATGCTTACAATAGTCTTGAGCAGGCAAATTTCCTTTTGGAAAAAGAGGTGAAAGCATTAAGAAgcggagcaggagggtcttcaaCGATTCCAGATATCGAGGCAATAAAGGCCGAAGCAAAGGAAGAAGCTCAAAAGGAGAGTGAAGCAGAGCTCAACGATTTGCTGGTGTGCCTTGGGCAAGAACAGAGTAGAGTGGAGAGACTAAGTGCAAGGCTATTGGAGTTGGGAGAGGATGTGGACCAACTGCTTGAAGGTATCGGCGATGATGCTGGACTTGCAGACGATGATGACGATGAAGATGAGGAAGAAGAATGA